A region of Paractinoplanes abujensis DNA encodes the following proteins:
- a CDS encoding response regulator transcription factor, protein MIRVLIADDQTLVRTGFRVILEAEGDITVVAEAGTGTEAVRQAQLAEPDVVLMDIRMPELDGLGATEEILRRPDPPTVVVLTTFDQNEYVYRAVRAGAAGFLLKDAPSSRLIAAVRAATTGDSLIEPSITRRLVERFAAPAAPAGPPPELAALTDRERDVLRAMSRGLSNAEIAAELVVAETTVKTHVARILTKLSLRDRVQAVVLAYESGFVARRGR, encoded by the coding sequence GTGATCCGGGTGCTGATAGCCGACGACCAGACCCTGGTCCGTACGGGGTTCCGCGTCATCCTGGAAGCCGAAGGTGACATCACAGTGGTGGCCGAGGCCGGTACCGGCACCGAGGCGGTCCGGCAGGCCCAGCTCGCGGAGCCCGACGTGGTGCTGATGGACATCCGCATGCCCGAGCTCGACGGCCTGGGCGCCACGGAGGAGATCCTGCGCCGGCCCGACCCGCCCACGGTCGTCGTGCTGACCACCTTCGACCAGAACGAGTACGTCTACCGGGCGGTGCGCGCGGGGGCGGCCGGCTTCCTGCTCAAGGACGCACCGTCCAGCCGGCTGATCGCCGCGGTGCGCGCGGCGACCACGGGCGATTCGCTGATCGAGCCGTCCATCACGCGCCGGCTGGTCGAGCGGTTCGCCGCCCCGGCCGCGCCTGCGGGGCCACCGCCCGAACTGGCGGCGCTGACCGACCGCGAGCGCGATGTGCTGCGGGCCATGTCGCGGGGGTTGTCCAACGCGGAGATCGCGGCCGAACTGGTGGTGGCCGAGACGACGGTCAAGACGCACGTCGCCCGCATCCTGACCAAGCTTTCCCTGCGCGACCGGGTGCAGGCGGTGGTGCTCGCGTACGAGTCGGGCTTCGTGGCGCGCCGCGGCCGCTGA
- a CDS encoding zf-HC2 domain-containing protein produces MSKHIPAASLAAYTAGDPALDDTAVWTIEVHLENCGDCRARLAAAAPPALTTLLDDVQVMIDRGVRTGPEPVRRRAWRHFAHRWAMWELVPWLATIAVAVAAAFFLDRTFPQRPSLVLLLAPIAPLAGMAVAWSRRRDPGWEIVAGTARAGLELMLRRTTVILAVVLPPLALAGWRLGMSPALWLLPALTFTAATLLLGGRIGVVRAAAILGGAWFLAVVTPAVITADIPVLIEPASAPGWAVAALAGTVLAVWRAGDYRHANPR; encoded by the coding sequence GTGAGCAAGCACATCCCGGCCGCCTCGCTGGCCGCCTACACCGCCGGGGACCCGGCCCTGGACGACACCGCGGTCTGGACGATCGAGGTGCACCTGGAGAACTGCGGCGACTGCCGCGCCCGGCTGGCCGCGGCGGCCCCGCCCGCGCTGACCACCCTGCTCGACGACGTGCAAGTGATGATCGACAGGGGGGTGCGTACCGGACCCGAGCCGGTCCGGCGACGCGCCTGGCGTCACTTCGCGCACCGCTGGGCCATGTGGGAGCTCGTTCCGTGGCTGGCGACCATCGCGGTCGCGGTGGCTGCCGCCTTCTTCCTCGACCGCACGTTCCCGCAGCGGCCGTCGCTGGTGCTGCTGCTGGCGCCGATCGCCCCGCTCGCGGGCATGGCCGTCGCCTGGTCCCGGCGCCGCGACCCGGGCTGGGAGATCGTGGCCGGCACCGCCCGGGCGGGCCTGGAACTGATGCTGCGGCGCACCACGGTGATCCTCGCGGTCGTGCTCCCGCCGCTGGCCCTGGCCGGGTGGCGGCTGGGCATGTCACCGGCGCTGTGGTTGCTGCCCGCCCTGACCTTCACCGCGGCCACGTTGCTGCTGGGCGGCCGGATCGGGGTGGTGCGGGCGGCCGCGATCCTGGGCGGCGCCTGGTTCCTGGCCGTCGTGACCCCCGCCGTCATCACCGCCGACATCCCGGTCCTGATCGAGCCGGCCAGCGCCCCCGGATGGGCCGTGGCCGCCCTCGCCGGCACCGTTCTCGCAGTCTGGCGCGCCGGCGACTACCGGCACGCCAACCCCCGATAA
- a CDS encoding ABC transporter permease, giving the protein MTTLDVPVRTITGDIDKPRGGALAALVRHSVALARRSLIKTIRTPEALIDVTLQPVIFLLLFTYLFGGALAGGNRGAYLQFLLPGLLAQSLAMGGIALGQNLNADIEKGVFDRFRSLPVSRSAPLVGAVAADIVRYLTVCAVMLGFGYVMGFRVETGFVPAVAAVALAVGFGLCFCWISVWVGMIVRTSGAVQGVMFLLVFPLGFGSNVFVGTDTLPGWLQAFVHVNPITPLVASIRGLLIGGPVAHHLLLTLAWMAGLLIVFVPLALRAYARRA; this is encoded by the coding sequence ATGACCACCCTCGACGTGCCCGTTCGCACCATCACCGGCGACATCGACAAGCCCCGCGGCGGCGCGCTGGCCGCCCTCGTGCGCCACAGCGTGGCCCTGGCCCGGCGCAGCCTGATCAAGACCATCCGTACGCCCGAAGCCCTGATCGACGTCACCCTGCAGCCGGTCATCTTCCTGCTGCTCTTCACGTACCTGTTCGGTGGCGCCCTGGCCGGCGGCAACCGCGGGGCCTACCTGCAGTTCCTGCTGCCCGGCCTGCTCGCGCAGTCACTGGCGATGGGCGGCATCGCGCTCGGCCAGAACCTCAACGCCGACATCGAGAAAGGCGTGTTCGACCGGTTCCGCTCCCTGCCGGTGTCCCGCTCGGCCCCGCTGGTGGGCGCGGTCGCGGCCGACATCGTGCGCTACCTGACCGTGTGCGCGGTCATGCTGGGCTTCGGCTACGTGATGGGCTTCCGCGTCGAAACCGGCTTCGTGCCCGCCGTGGCCGCGGTCGCCCTGGCCGTCGGTTTCGGCCTGTGCTTCTGCTGGATCTCGGTCTGGGTGGGCATGATCGTCCGTACGTCGGGAGCCGTCCAAGGCGTGATGTTCCTGCTGGTCTTCCCGCTCGGCTTCGGCAGCAACGTCTTCGTCGGCACCGACACGCTGCCCGGCTGGCTGCAGGCCTTCGTCCACGTCAACCCGATCACGCCGCTGGTCGCCTCGATCCGCGGCCTGCTGATCGGCGGCCCGGTGGCCCACCACCTGCTGCTCACCCTGGCCTGGATGGCCGGCCTGCTGATCGTCTTCGTGCCCCTGGCCCTGCGCGCCTACGCCCGCCGCGCCTGA
- a CDS encoding RNA polymerase sigma factor: MTELDEEHLLRRVARADRAAFDELYRRTSPWLAVRLRRRCADDGMVAEVMQDTYLAVWRAAGSFAGVQGGGSAAGWLWTIAARRLVDAMRKRARHPETPAEELPVRSTPAAEDEALAGSIGDEVGAALARLAPELREVLHAMVLDGLTVRETSILLGLPEGTVKSRARRARTTLKEALS; the protein is encoded by the coding sequence GTGACCGAGCTGGACGAGGAGCATCTGCTGCGGCGCGTCGCGCGGGCCGATCGGGCCGCGTTCGACGAGCTGTACCGGCGCACGTCGCCCTGGCTCGCCGTACGGCTGCGGCGGCGCTGCGCCGACGACGGCATGGTGGCCGAGGTCATGCAGGACACGTACCTGGCGGTGTGGCGGGCCGCCGGCTCGTTCGCCGGGGTGCAGGGCGGGGGCAGCGCGGCCGGCTGGCTCTGGACCATCGCGGCCCGCCGCCTCGTCGACGCCATGCGCAAACGGGCCCGTCACCCGGAGACCCCGGCCGAGGAGCTTCCCGTACGCAGCACGCCCGCCGCGGAGGACGAGGCGCTCGCCGGCTCGATCGGCGACGAGGTCGGCGCCGCCCTGGCCCGCCTCGCCCCCGAACTGCGCGAGGTGCTGCACGCGATGGTGCTGGACGGCCTGACCGTACGGGAGACCTCGATCCTCCTCGGCCTGCCCGAGGGAACCGTGAAGAGCAGGGCCCGGCGCGCCCGGACCACCTTGAAGGAGGCCCTGTCGTGA
- a CDS encoding alpha/beta fold hydrolase, giving the protein MPYVTTNDGVEIFYKDWGSGQPIVFSHGWPLSADDWDAQLLFFVQNGYRVIAHDRRGHGRSTQVSDGHDMDHYADDLAALTAHLDLHDAIHVGHSTGGGEVAHYIARHGESRVARGVLISAVPPLMVQTESNPGGLPKSVFDDLQAQLAANRSEFYRALPSGPFYGFNRDGVESSEAIIENWWRQGMMGGAKAHYDGIVAFSQTDFTEDLKKITVPVLVMHGDDDQIVPYADSAPLSAALLKNGTLKTYAGFPHGMPTTQADTINADLLEWIRS; this is encoded by the coding sequence ATGCCTTACGTGACGACGAACGACGGCGTCGAGATCTTCTACAAGGACTGGGGGAGCGGGCAGCCCATCGTCTTCAGTCACGGGTGGCCGCTGTCGGCCGACGACTGGGACGCGCAGCTGCTGTTCTTCGTGCAGAACGGCTACCGGGTCATCGCGCACGACCGCCGGGGGCACGGGCGGTCCACCCAGGTCAGCGACGGTCACGACATGGACCACTACGCCGACGACCTGGCCGCGCTGACCGCGCATCTCGACCTGCACGACGCGATTCACGTCGGGCATTCGACCGGTGGCGGCGAGGTCGCGCACTACATCGCCCGGCACGGTGAGAGCCGGGTGGCGCGGGGCGTGCTGATCAGCGCGGTGCCACCGCTGATGGTGCAGACCGAGAGCAACCCGGGCGGCCTGCCCAAGAGCGTCTTCGACGACCTGCAGGCGCAGCTGGCGGCGAACCGGTCGGAGTTCTACCGGGCGCTGCCGTCCGGCCCGTTCTACGGCTTCAACCGCGACGGTGTCGAGTCGTCCGAGGCCATCATCGAGAACTGGTGGCGGCAGGGCATGATGGGCGGCGCGAAGGCTCACTACGACGGCATCGTCGCGTTCAGCCAGACCGACTTCACCGAGGACCTCAAGAAGATCACGGTCCCGGTTCTGGTCATGCACGGCGACGACGACCAGATCGTCCCGTATGCCGACTCGGCTCCGCTTTCGGCGGCCCTGCTGAAGAACGGCACGCTCAAGACGTACGCCGGTTTCCCGCACGGCATGCCCACCACCCAGGCCGACACCATCAACGCCGACCTGCTGGAGTGGATCCGCTCCTGA
- a CDS encoding sensor histidine kinase: MKAVDWLVAGVLTALGVVLMGYGVTTDDAAFAREVAAGAAVHTLDSHSVWMVPLFAAATVPMLWWRRSVLVVSVIALAVMVLHDLLFGWVTRCGAGLPLAFVLTFLGALSHPRTKAWFVLAVTVLLCYAVLVVDASAGPGTMVLAVPVALLVFGVGRAARHRSALNRELQRRDEELRQLRDERAALVVADDRARLSRQFDGLLQERLDRIGRAAESAGGLEPARSRELLEQIEADSRQTMDDMREAVGLLRGGEADLTPSPTFAHLEALLAADARLTVTGDPRALPATVELSAFRIVESLAGALHGLDVAIRFSDEALQIRVNGAAGRGGKVRAAVTRARERARLLGGSVDVKVARGRVLVVAQLPVLS, encoded by the coding sequence ATGAAGGCCGTCGACTGGTTGGTCGCGGGCGTGCTGACCGCGCTCGGTGTCGTGCTCATGGGCTACGGAGTCACGACCGACGACGCGGCGTTCGCCCGCGAGGTGGCGGCCGGTGCGGCGGTCCACACGCTCGACTCGCACTCGGTGTGGATGGTCCCGTTGTTCGCCGCCGCCACGGTCCCGATGCTGTGGTGGCGGCGCAGCGTGCTGGTCGTCAGCGTGATCGCGCTGGCCGTGATGGTGCTGCACGACCTGCTGTTCGGCTGGGTGACCCGGTGCGGCGCGGGGCTGCCCCTGGCGTTCGTGCTCACGTTCCTCGGTGCGCTTTCCCACCCCCGTACGAAGGCCTGGTTCGTCTTGGCCGTCACCGTGCTGCTGTGTTACGCCGTCCTGGTGGTCGACGCGTCGGCCGGGCCCGGCACCATGGTCCTGGCCGTGCCGGTGGCGCTGCTCGTGTTCGGTGTGGGCCGGGCGGCCCGGCACCGCAGCGCGCTCAACCGGGAGTTGCAGCGCCGCGACGAGGAGCTGCGGCAGTTGCGCGACGAGCGGGCCGCGCTGGTGGTGGCCGACGACCGGGCCCGGTTGTCGCGGCAGTTCGACGGGCTGCTGCAGGAACGGCTCGACCGCATCGGCCGGGCCGCCGAGTCGGCCGGCGGTCTGGAACCGGCCCGCAGCCGGGAACTGCTCGAGCAGATCGAGGCGGACAGCCGGCAAACCATGGACGACATGCGCGAAGCGGTGGGCCTGCTGCGGGGCGGCGAAGCCGACCTCACCCCCTCGCCGACGTTCGCCCACCTGGAGGCGCTGCTGGCCGCGGATGCCCGCCTGACGGTCACCGGGGATCCGCGGGCGCTGCCGGCCACGGTGGAGTTGTCGGCCTTCCGGATCGTCGAATCCCTGGCCGGGGCGTTGCACGGTCTCGACGTGGCGATCCGGTTCTCCGACGAGGCGCTGCAGATCCGGGTGAACGGCGCCGCCGGCCGGGGCGGGAAGGTCCGCGCGGCGGTGACACGGGCGCGGGAACGGGCCCGGCTGCTCGGCGGCTCGGTCGACGTGAAGGTGGCCCGCGGCCGGGTGCTGGTCGTGGCCCAACTGCCGGTGCTGAGCTGA
- a CDS encoding ABC transporter ATP-binding protein has protein sequence MVSATELRPSTNAWPIEADRLSVKAGKHLAVDGLDLKLGVGVHGLLGPNGAGKTTLMRALSTVERPSGGRLRLLGEDATDGRALRSLRARLGYLPQHFGFYPRFTVREYVEYVAWLREMPKAGIPEAVQRVIERVGLADRADSRLKTLSGGMLRRVGVAQAIVNSPDVLLLDEPTVGLDPEQRVEFRTLLRDLGTDSCVLVSTHLVEDVVAACSDVVMVNLGKLVWQGVPAELISLGEHGGVGDSPAERGYSTILAGHRSAA, from the coding sequence ATGGTGAGTGCGACGGAGTTGCGTCCGTCGACCAACGCCTGGCCCATCGAGGCCGACCGGTTGAGCGTCAAGGCCGGCAAGCACCTGGCCGTCGACGGGCTCGACCTCAAGCTCGGCGTCGGCGTGCACGGCCTGCTCGGCCCGAACGGCGCCGGCAAGACCACGCTGATGCGCGCGCTCTCGACCGTCGAGCGCCCGTCCGGCGGCCGGCTGCGGCTGCTCGGCGAGGACGCCACCGACGGCCGGGCGCTGCGCTCGCTGCGGGCCCGGCTCGGCTACCTGCCCCAGCATTTCGGCTTCTACCCGCGGTTCACCGTGCGCGAATACGTTGAATACGTGGCCTGGCTGCGCGAGATGCCCAAGGCCGGCATCCCCGAGGCCGTGCAGCGGGTGATCGAGCGGGTCGGGCTGGCCGACCGGGCCGACTCGCGGCTCAAGACGCTGTCCGGCGGCATGCTGCGCCGCGTCGGCGTGGCCCAGGCCATCGTCAACAGCCCCGACGTGCTGCTGCTGGACGAACCTACTGTCGGGCTCGACCCCGAGCAGCGCGTCGAGTTCCGCACGCTGCTGCGCGACCTCGGCACCGACAGCTGCGTGCTCGTCTCGACCCACCTCGTCGAGGACGTGGTCGCGGCCTGCTCCGACGTGGTCATGGTCAACCTGGGCAAGCTCGTCTGGCAGGGCGTGCCGGCCGAGCTGATCAGCCTCGGCGAGCACGGCGGCGTCGGCGACAGCCCGGCCGAGCGCGGTTACAGCACCATCCTGGCCGGCCACCGGAGCGCGGCATGA
- a CDS encoding sensor histidine kinase, with protein MPEKAAIAVLVTGVVVVPTAIAGRWSPLTVLLVAAGLTLLGWRERPRLVTAAGGTLWLAGALVAGDRWFPDPALVIMAMLAGVAALAFGGRAAWAAGAGLVAYLGLLWSIVDSSWVALAMFSVPAFVAGTVLRLRREAARQLAERGRELEQERELFAELALRHERTRIAAELHDIVGHAISVMIIQAAAGQRLVGRDPERAAAAFDAIAASARQGRADLQRLIDLLGGTEVGAPDLSLIEEVVTRAARHGLDVTCRFEGARDGVAAPVAHIAFRVVQEGLTNALRHAPGTAVRVVVTGVERGLAVRVENGAPGREPLELGGGGRGLSGLRERVLEVGGSFSAGPVAGGGWVVEAAFRG; from the coding sequence ATGCCGGAGAAGGCGGCGATCGCGGTCCTGGTGACCGGGGTGGTCGTGGTGCCGACGGCGATCGCGGGGCGCTGGAGCCCGCTGACCGTGCTGCTGGTCGCGGCAGGCCTCACCCTGCTCGGATGGCGTGAACGGCCGCGGCTGGTCACGGCGGCCGGGGGCACGCTGTGGCTGGCCGGGGCGCTGGTGGCCGGTGACCGCTGGTTCCCCGATCCGGCGCTGGTCATCATGGCGATGCTGGCCGGGGTGGCGGCGCTGGCGTTCGGTGGGCGGGCGGCCTGGGCGGCGGGCGCGGGCCTGGTGGCGTACCTCGGGCTGCTCTGGTCGATCGTGGACTCGTCGTGGGTGGCGCTGGCCATGTTCAGCGTGCCGGCCTTCGTGGCGGGCACCGTGTTGCGTCTGCGCCGGGAAGCCGCGCGGCAGCTCGCCGAGCGCGGGCGCGAGCTGGAACAGGAACGGGAACTGTTCGCCGAACTGGCCCTGCGGCACGAACGCACGCGGATCGCGGCCGAACTGCACGACATCGTCGGCCACGCGATCAGCGTCATGATCATTCAGGCCGCGGCCGGGCAACGGCTCGTCGGGCGCGACCCCGAACGGGCGGCCGCGGCGTTCGACGCGATCGCCGCATCGGCCCGGCAAGGACGAGCCGACCTGCAACGCCTGATCGACCTGCTCGGCGGCACCGAGGTGGGTGCACCCGACCTGTCGCTGATCGAGGAAGTGGTGACCCGGGCGGCCCGCCACGGGCTCGACGTGACGTGCCGCTTCGAGGGCGCCCGGGACGGGGTGGCGGCGCCGGTTGCGCACATCGCCTTCCGGGTGGTGCAGGAAGGGCTGACCAACGCGTTGCGGCACGCGCCCGGGACCGCGGTCCGTGTCGTTGTCACGGGGGTGGAGCGGGGGTTGGCCGTACGGGTGGAGAACGGGGCGCCGGGGCGCGAACCGTTGGAGCTCGGGGGTGGTGGGCGGGGACTGTCCGGGCTGCGGGAACGGGTGCTGGAGGTGGGGGGCAGCTTTTCGGCGGGGCCGGTGGCGGGCGGGGGCTGGGTGGTGGAGGCGGCGTTCCGGGGATAG
- a CDS encoding S1 family peptidase, whose translation MRSLSRVVVALVAAVGAGAWGTPAHAIANGEDVADGQYEFAVKLTDIGIPTKDGGKRNSSCSGGLISPRWVLTAGHCFKDENDRRVSRPVADRTVATIGRADLSGTAGFSANVVEVRQHGDADIALARLDRPVTGIPLMRLNRKKPVKGQVVRLVGFGLTDGKAKQTTLRLQTGQFKITSTSKLEMGVIGEAPRDDTSACEHDSGGPYFTGGPTGAPTVIGVVSRGPDCPHTGADTSARVDAVAPWILSVIGADLRAAAAKPSTKPAEAAPAPARRAGSRANEPADEPVSPLLWVAALPIVLLIGALVMWTAKPRKGSHRRR comes from the coding sequence ATGAGATCGCTGTCGAGGGTCGTCGTCGCGCTGGTGGCCGCGGTGGGCGCCGGGGCGTGGGGCACGCCGGCCCACGCGATCGCCAACGGTGAGGACGTCGCCGACGGACAGTACGAGTTCGCGGTGAAGCTGACCGACATCGGCATCCCCACCAAGGACGGCGGCAAGCGGAACAGTTCCTGCTCGGGCGGGCTCATCTCGCCCCGCTGGGTGCTCACCGCGGGCCACTGCTTCAAGGACGAGAACGATCGCCGGGTGTCGCGCCCGGTCGCGGACCGCACGGTCGCCACGATCGGAAGAGCGGACCTATCCGGTACGGCGGGTTTCAGCGCGAATGTCGTCGAGGTGCGTCAGCACGGGGACGCCGACATCGCGCTGGCCCGCCTCGACCGGCCCGTCACAGGCATCCCGCTGATGCGGCTCAACCGGAAGAAACCCGTCAAGGGCCAAGTGGTGCGGCTCGTCGGTTTCGGCCTGACCGACGGCAAGGCCAAGCAGACGACCCTGCGCCTGCAGACCGGCCAGTTCAAGATCACGTCGACGTCGAAGCTCGAGATGGGCGTCATCGGCGAGGCCCCGCGCGACGACACCAGCGCCTGCGAGCACGACTCCGGCGGGCCCTACTTCACCGGCGGCCCGACCGGCGCCCCCACCGTCATCGGGGTGGTCAGCCGCGGCCCCGACTGCCCGCACACCGGCGCCGACACCTCGGCCCGGGTCGACGCGGTCGCCCCCTGGATCCTGTCGGTGATCGGCGCCGACCTGCGCGCCGCCGCGGCCAAACCGTCCACCAAGCCCGCCGAGGCGGCGCCGGCACCGGCCCGCCGGGCCGGGTCACGGGCGAACGAGCCCGCCGACGAGCCGGTCTCGCCGCTGCTGTGGGTGGCCGCGCTGCCCATCGTGCTGCTGATCGGCGCGCTCGTGATGTGGACGGCGAAACCCCGCAAGGGCTCACACCGCCGCCGTTAG
- a CDS encoding ATP-binding cassette domain-containing protein: MSDLVVRAEGLRKRFGRTQALDGVDLAMRRGTVLGVLGPNGAGKTTAVRVLATLLRPDEGYAEVAGIDVLKQPARVRRRIGLTGQYASVDEDLTGTQNLVLIGRLLDLPARDARKRAAELLEWFDLAEAAGRPAKTYSGGMRRRLDLAASLVGHPEVIFLDEPTTGLDPAKREDMWGVVRDQVAQGASVLLTTQYLEEADALADEIVVVNHGRVIAHDNSDGLKRRVGGLTLRVRPADPARVPDALRILDAVAAPGTTASADTAAGARPGAVSVPVKDDLALDVVVPALRQAGVEVVDLGLHLPSLDEVFHSLTEGTPAGSTAKEGELV, from the coding sequence ATGAGCGATCTCGTGGTGCGCGCGGAGGGGCTGCGCAAGCGATTCGGCCGGACGCAGGCGCTCGACGGGGTGGACCTGGCGATGCGGCGCGGAACGGTGCTGGGTGTGCTCGGCCCGAACGGCGCCGGCAAAACCACAGCCGTACGCGTCCTGGCCACCTTGCTGCGGCCCGATGAGGGCTACGCCGAGGTGGCCGGCATCGACGTGCTCAAACAGCCGGCGCGGGTGCGCCGGCGGATCGGCCTGACCGGGCAGTACGCCAGCGTCGACGAGGACCTCACCGGCACCCAGAACCTGGTGCTGATCGGCCGGCTGCTCGACCTGCCGGCCAGGGACGCGCGCAAGCGTGCGGCCGAACTGCTCGAATGGTTCGACCTGGCCGAGGCGGCGGGACGGCCCGCCAAGACGTACTCCGGTGGCATGCGCCGCCGGCTCGACCTGGCAGCGAGCCTGGTCGGCCACCCCGAGGTGATCTTCCTCGACGAGCCGACCACCGGTCTCGACCCGGCCAAGCGCGAAGACATGTGGGGCGTCGTACGCGACCAGGTCGCGCAGGGCGCGAGCGTGCTGCTCACGACCCAGTACCTGGAGGAGGCGGACGCGCTGGCCGACGAGATCGTGGTCGTCAACCACGGCCGGGTCATCGCGCACGACAACTCCGACGGCCTCAAACGGCGCGTGGGTGGGCTGACCCTGCGCGTACGCCCGGCCGACCCGGCCCGCGTGCCCGACGCGCTGCGGATCCTCGACGCCGTGGCCGCACCCGGCACCACCGCGTCCGCCGACACGGCCGCCGGCGCCCGCCCCGGCGCGGTCAGCGTGCCGGTCAAGGACGACCTGGCCCTCGACGTGGTCGTGCCCGCGCTGCGTCAAGCCGGGGTCGAAGTCGTCGACCTCGGCCTGCACCTGCCCAGCCTCGACGAGGTCTTCCACTCGCTGACCGAGGGCACCCCGGCCGGCTCCACCGCCAAGGAAGGTGAGCTCGTATGA